CAGAGGCAGTGCACCCATTTAAATCCTCATTTGTGACATTGTTGGATATGTATAAGTTATTACTTGCATGATAACGTTGACAAATAACAAACTTTGCAGCGATGAATTCCCGTGAAAGCCAGAGCAGTGATTGCCTTAATGACCCCACTGAGGACTTACATGCAACAGAGTCCTTCATCCACCAAGCCATGGAAATCATTATGGATGAAGCAGTGAAAAGAGCCACCGATGTCAAAGAAAAGGTGAAAGTGTTGTTATTTACCCctctccagtctttgtgctgtaGATTCCTGCTACTGTACTTATAACCTTTGAGTGCTTTTACTAAGACGAGTGCTGCTACAGTTCACCTTGACAGAGAGATGTTTGTCCACGCTGACCAGGTCTGTGAGTGGCGTTCCCCCgagcagctgaaggagctgtTGGACCTTGAACTGAGAGACGGAGGAGAGTCTGAGTCCGAGATCCTGCAGCGCTGCAGAGATGCCATCAAATACAGCGTCAAGACCGGTGAGTCTGTAGCTCTGACTCAGTTCAGGGAGTCAAACCCAGAAATCTGAAATAAATGGAGGGCTGCAGTGGGCTATAAGGTGTCGTGCTTCCTGTGATTTCAGGACTCGCACAGTCACTGATATTTGCACCGTTGCTAAGCCACCACTCACCCTCAGAGGCAAACAATAACGATCCACTGTAACAACCATCTTTTGTAAACTAGTGAGGCAGTAAAATTGATGTTGGACCTGTTCTAAATGTGTTTTGGATCTTCTCTGCAGCACATCCTCGTTTCTTCAACCAGCTGTACGCGGGGATGGAGCCCTATTCAATGGTGGCAAGCTTCATCATAGAAGCGCTCAAACCCAGTCTGTGAGTCACACAACTCTTTGTAATACGCCTGCAAGCAAAGCTTAAAATCATGGGATGTGAATAATGTTGTGGATATGTGGTTTTCCTCAGGTACACGTATGAGGTGGCTCCGGTCTTTACCCTGATGGAGGATGCTGTGCTGAGGAAGATGACAGAGCTGATCGGCTGGGAGGAAGGAGGCGACGGCATCTTCAATGCAGGTACGACCACTGACAGACGCTaatgtttgttctgtttcaCTCATTTCATTCAGTCTACACTGTGACGTGTGCAGAGTCTCTGGCATCACCGCACCcttgttttaacacattaacgCCTGTGTGCTGTTTTCCTTCCAGGCGGCTCAATGTCCAACATGTACGCTGTGAACTTAGCCAGGTACCATCACTGCCCCGACATCAAAGAGGTcggcctctctgctgctccacgACTGGTCATCTTCACATCACAGGAGGTAGACTTCCCCAGAACCTCCCAAGCTTAAGAGAACAGATATTCACAGATAGGTGACTTAAACATGCCAGGATAGATTTGCAGGAACCACTTTCCTTCAGAGGAATTACTTTAAAAACCTTGtctgtaaatggtctgtgttgAAGCCACCTTAATGGTTTTCCAACTCTTTCTTCACAGAAATAAATCTTAAGACAAGCGACTTACTTGATCAAACAGATAAAATCTGTCTTTGCCACATCTCGTGAGGCTTTTAACTCACAAATCTACCAGACCTTTAGAGTTTAATTGGGATTAGATCAGTTATGTTGCTTGTACTCACCTTGGTTGTTgtgtttgaataaatgaataccTACTCAGGCAAATGTTTCTGCTGACAGACTCTTGTTTTATCTCTTTTAGTGTCATTACTCCATTTCCAAAGCAGCAGCTTTCCTGGGCATCGGCACCAAGAATGTTTACATGGTTCCCTCTGACAAGAGGTAAagtgtttctcacacacactttgttgtctcacctgatgtTCACGTTCCTCCTCTGTGAACAGACAGGCCAGATCAGTGCCAGTGTGACAGCTGCTGTTATTATGACATCTCATGATGTTTCTGTGGAAATTACATTCAGTTGAACAACTTTGAAACTGCAGCCGTATTCACTACCTGAGCCAGAATGagtgaattcattcattcatatgttCTTTTATCACAGACTGAGTcatgaaatatttttgtttgttgtttgtcagaGGGAAGATGATCCCCTCGGCTCTGGAGGAGCAAATAAAGACGGCTAAGAGTGAGGTGAGGAAGCCATCTTACCCGCTTGGCTCTTGAACAGAGACGTTGTCACATATGTCTTGAAGTACAAAACGTCCCATCACCATTaagaaaaactgtgtgtgtgtgtgtgtgtgtgttttcagggtgCAGTGCCCTTCATGGTAAACGCCACAGCAGGGACCACAGTGCTCGGAGCTTTTGATCCCATCGAGGAAATCGCAGACATCTGTGCTGAACACAACCTGTGGCTGCATGTGGATGtgagttcattcattcattcattcattcatctccaaTCTCGTCTCACCATCGGTATAAatgcctcttttctctctcttgttcctCAGGCCTGTTGGGGAGGAGGAGCTCTGATGTCTAAGAAGCATAAACACTTGTTAAAGGGCGTCCACAGGTGAACAGTTTgatcaaatcaaagcaaaaacaaagaaagggcacccccccacacacacaccccactcACTCATGCAGTCAGAGGCTGAAAGGCTAAAGAGTCGATGCTTGAACACCACCTATCCGTCCATGAGCCTGTGTCTTCAGTgataacacactgactgactaaattgcctctctgctgtgttgtttatgTCTGATAAGAGCCGACTCTGTGGCCTGGAACCCTCACAAGATGCTGATGGCATGTCTGCAGTGCTCGGCTTTCCTGGTCAGAGACAAAACGGTAAAACGAGCTCACACAACATCTGATAACTCATCTTCTCCACAGAAACACCACCAGTCAATCCAGTCCAACTTCTATGGGCGAATATAAACAGCATCTTACAAATCACAGGATGTGTGACAGCTCTCCAGCTAGATGTGGGACAGAAACCCTTCATGTTTTCTATCTTAAACCTCGTCACTGTGCTTCCTCAGGGGCTCCTCCAGCGCTGCCACTCTGCTCGGGCCTCCTACCTCTTCCAGCAGGACAAGTTCTACGACGTCAGCTTCGACACAGGGGACAAGTCCGTGCAGTGCAGCAGGAAGCCGGACGCCTTCAAGTTCTGGCTCATGTGGAAGGCTTTGGGAAGTGCAGAGCTGGAGCGGAGGGTGGACGGGGCCCTCGCCATGGCCAGGTTAGTGAGAGGAAACACTGCAGGGCTGCAGCCGACACTCAGAGCCAAGTTTGGTTAAAACAGGTCACCACAGAAGGCCTGATGCCGTGGACGTTATTAAACCTTCATTCATGCATCATGTGgcaccaaacagcagccaaagaAAGAATTTCCTTGATTGTTATTGAAGTATTCCACCAAAAGcgcattgttttgttttctgaaggAGAAGGATACAAACAGTTTTCACTTTATAAATGACAGTTTCAGAGCctcaaacaaagaaagaaatgaaatgctCAGTGGTCCTTTACAGTAACTTTCtatttattgtcattatgcaTGCAGACTGAGGGAGATGCTCCAGTGAATTATATGTGCACGAATTTAACAATAACCGTTAACAAAGGTCAATAATCTATAACAGCTGACTGATGTCGTGGATGTATGAACAAATCCATGACTGATGTACAATCATTGTTGGACAACAAATTACTTCCTCGGGTTGATTCAGAGCTGCCGCAGGAGCCGGTGGATGGTGTCCTCTAGTAGTAATCATGTGAATAACCACATTACTGATAATGTGAAGATGAACTGTAAAATTCAGCTGTAACACTGGACAAAGCTGACTGACATAGAAACCTAAACATTATATGTGCCAAACCTTCTTTTTGCAGGTATCTGGCACAAGAGATCGAGAAAAGAGAAGGGTTCAGTCTGCTGATGGAAGTAAAGTTTTGCAAGTTTATCCTCAGTATCACACaaatccatccatacatccataCATACATCCATACATTTCAGTCAGTATTTTTGTCATCTCACTGTTGCtcagtaaaatactgtaaatgcatttcattgaatcaattgatttattaatataatacatTATAAATGGAGTAACTTTCCTGTTCTGAACTCTGCTTTTGTTCTTCTTGTAGCCTGAATATGCAAACGTGTGCTTCTGGTATATTCCACCCAGTCTGAGGAACCTTCCAGACGGCACTGAGCTCTG
The nucleotide sequence above comes from Pempheris klunzingeri isolate RE-2024b chromosome 8, fPemKlu1.hap1, whole genome shotgun sequence. Encoded proteins:
- the LOC139204757 gene encoding acidic amino acid decarboxylase GADL1-like, translating into MEIIMDEAVKRATDVKEKVCEWRSPEQLKELLDLELRDGGESESEILQRCRDAIKYSVKTAHPRFFNQLYAGMEPYSMVASFIIEALKPSLYTYEVAPVFTLMEDAVLRKMTELIGWEEGGDGIFNAGGSMSNMYAVNLARYHHCPDIKEVGLSAAPRLVIFTSQECHYSISKAAAFLGIGTKNVYMVPSDKRGKMIPSALEEQIKTAKSEGAVPFMVNATAGTTVLGAFDPIEEIADICAEHNLWLHVDACWGGGALMSKKHKHLLKGVHRADSVAWNPHKMLMACLQCSAFLVRDKTGLLQRCHSARASYLFQQDKFYDVSFDTGDKSVQCSRKPDAFKFWLMWKALGSAELERRVDGALAMARYLAQEIEKREGFSLLMEPEYANVCFWYIPPSLRNLPDGTELWEKLHAVAPVVKERMMKKGSMMVGYQPHGDKANFFRMIIISPQASRQDMDFVLDEIHNLGKDL